The Lutra lutra chromosome 7, mLutLut1.2, whole genome shotgun sequence genome segment GCTCAGGGCTTTCTAATGGACCTGGGACTCTGCTTTGCAGCTTGAAGAGCTATGACGGCCGTCAACAAGGGCCCAGCCTTGCTGGATGGGGACCTCCCCGTAAGTAACTTGGGCCTATATGGGAAGTGGAGGAACCACtgtgtgggggaggaaggagcagggaggagagattcAGGGGACTCAGAACAAGTTATGTCTCCATCATATCCCCTCTCACTGGCCATTATGTCTTCATTATTCTTGCTCTCAGTACCTTTTGCAGGGGGCTCTTAGAGGATGGGGGGAGTGCCTACCAAAAACTGAGCACCCcggaggaaaagaacagaaatactgGCTGAGTGGGtaaggagaggaagggaactACTGTGTTCTAAACCCTGGTGCAGAAGCCGTCACCTTGTCCCCCCAGGCAGGATGTAGATTCAAATGCCAGGCCTCTGCATTCTGTCACTGTGGGGCGTTGAGCGTGTTCTAGAATATGTGAATGGCCCCTCTCGGAGTTACACAACGCACAGCCTGTGCTGCATATGGGAAAGGGTTAGAGGAACATTGTTTCCAGGGTTTTGTGTCTAGCCTGGTTTTCACTGTGACTTGGGGCGGTGTGGCACGTTTAGGGGTACCCAACCCCTCCAGGCAAGGCCTCTCTCATTTAGGCACAGTTCACATCATCGGTGAAACTTAAAAACTGTGAGCTCATATAATGTCCATCTTGTTCCAACTTAGGTTTTAGCTAACTTTTGCACTCAGAATCACCACCAAGTTTTATATTAAATCATAGAACACAGAGGCGTAAAATGAATCAGTGCGTAGTTAACCCAGCCTAATGGTTGGTGGTTTATTCTCTTCCACCTTGCCAggacctctctctccctctgtggcttTGCCTACAACAACCCCCAAAGGCTCTGtccaaatgttaaagaaaatattcctttgtTTACAGTCATAATCTTTTTCTAGTTCAAACTTCAAAGTTGTCTGCAAAATGAAAGCTAAAACATGGGAGCCTGCTGTTACGAGTTTCCTTGATGGGTCTCCTAACTCAGCCTACAAAGAGAAGAGGCCAGGTCCTTGCCTCCAGAGCAGAACCGTGGAACTGCAGAGAGAGCTCCAGTGTCCGAGTCAGGACCTCGGGAGCTTTCTGTCTTTACTTTTCACGAGGAGAATTCTTGGCAGTCCTAAGAGCGGACAGAAGAATAGTAATGTTCTGCCCTAACGGCAACAGCCATTATCAATCCTGTCCTGCCTCATCGGCGCTCTCATTTACTCCCCCATCCGGGCGATATTTCAAAGTGAATCTTGCAGATATGCCATTTCAGGCCGAAGTTGGAATCCTGActcttgctgtgtgatcttggataagTCACTTCACATCTCTGGGTCTTTGTGTCCTCACCCGCAAAGTGTTAGCACTGACTTCAGAGGTCACTGTTAGAATTCAGGCCTTGTCCCCCAAGCACCCTGATCAGTGCCTGGACCATAATGGCCCCAAGTAAATATTTCCCTGTGCAGAACTAGAACCCACATTCTTTCCTCAAAGACCAGTGTTTGTTCCCTGAGGTTCCGGggtgacattttcattttatgactgCATTAATAAGAGCACAGCACCCCAGTAATGAGAAGCGGCGGGTTCACGATACCCCACGTGCTCAGACCACCCTTGGAATGGTGTCTTCAATTTGGAGTGCCATATGCTTAAGAAAGACCACACTAAACTGTGGCATATCTGGAGGGGACCACCAGACCAGGCCACTAAGCTAAGTTAGGATCTAGGGCTGTTTGGCACGGAGGAAGGAGCACTAAAGGCAGACACTGCCTTCAGATATGTGAAGGGCCAGCCCATGCATGATGAAATAAGATTTGCTCAGTGTTGTTCCAGAGGTCAGGGGTGGAGCGGCGGGTGCAGGCACACCGCAGCTCAGCAGCGCTGTCCGACAAGGGCCACGGGCCACCCTATGAGGGGCAAGGTCCATCCCAGGAGGCATCTCAATCTGAGCCTGCGGTGGAGGGGAGGAACATGGAGGGATGGGGTTACTGGgcgatggacattaaggagggcacgtgatgtcaTGAGTACCGGATATCACATAAGATTGATGAACCActgacctctacttctgaaactaataacacatgatatgttaattaattgaatttaattttttttaaaatgaagaaatggaaaaaaattttttaaaaataaaaatacaaacctgCCAAAAAGACTGTGGGAAGCCCTTTGGCTACAGAGGCTCCCGGAGGCCTAAACGTCTGTGATTCTGTGCAGTTGGGCAGATCCCAACTTACCCCTCCTAGGCACAGCCCTGACCCTTCCATTTGTTCAGCCGGCCTCGCTGCACCAGCCCTCGGCTGGGCACTGGGGACGCAGCGATGACAGTAGGCTGGGAGAGAGATGGAGTACacaggatcccagggccctgcgaGGGATGTGGAGATGAGCCAGGGGAGGGCTGATGTGAGGGAGGAGGGTCCGAAAGCTTCCCAGAGGCAGGGATGCTCAAGCCGTGTGGAGGGAGCGGGTATGGCAGGGAAGGGGAGCGCGCCCGGCCTGGGACCAGCCCACACAGGGACAGGGAGGCCTCGACCCTGTAGCTCTGCAGAGGCTGGATTGAACCAGGAGAGCACAGCAGGTTGCCTGTGGCTTTTCCTGTGGGCCATCCAGAGACCGCTGCGGCCTGGGCTACTCCTAGGTCCCCGGGACCCAGGCTAGCCTCAGCAGCGGGCTCCATGACCCCGGGGCTGCCTTCCCGTGAGGCGGGAgcgtgcggggggggggggggacccctTGATTGCTTGCCTGCCTTCCCTGCGAGCCAGGAGCAGGAGAGCGCCTTGCAGCGGGTCCTGCAGCTGCCGGTGGTGAGCGGCACCTGTGAGTGTTTCCAGAAGACCTACGCCAGCACCAAGGAAGCCCACCCTCTGGTGGCCTCTGTCTGCAATGCCTACGAGAAGGGCGTGCAGGGCGCCAGCAGCCTGGCGGCCTGGAGCATGGAGCCCGTGGTCCGCAGGCTGTCCACCCAGTGTGAGTCCTTGGGGCACCGGCAGGCTGCCACCTATCTGTCCGTCTTTCTGTCTGAGAGCTTGCTTGTCTGTCTGCTGACATGTCTGTGTGCCTTCTTGGCTGTCCGGTGGCGTTTCTAACCACCTACATCCCGTTACATGATCTTCTCTGTGGACAGAGATGCTGCAGTATGGACAGCAAGACAGCGTAGAGACAGGTACAGATGTGGACCTATGTCTCTCCTCATCCGGAGATGTCCCATCTACAGCCCAGATGGCATTTTCCTGGGATGACAGTGATGGGccaaagcacaggcaggggaagggatgggcAAAGCTGTGTGGGCAGTGGTGGGAGTGGGGCTCGTGGTAGACCAGACGCCCACTTCGGCCCCAAATCTGGCAGCAGCTGTGGAGCTGGCAGAGTCTGACATAGAAGCAGGGGCGGCAGACACTAGGTCTGGcatggcagagctggggaggggccgagggggaCAGGACGACCTCTCTAATTCCAGGATCGCTAACATACAGTGGCGTGTTCGTTTCAGgcatataatatagtgattcagcacttccgcACATCACCCGGGGCCCATCCCAAGTGCATCCAAGGCAAGGCTCTTGACAGGGCCGAGGGAATTTCCAGCAGCACCAAGGAGTCTAGGACCTTCCACCATCCTGATTAGAGAATTATGGGTGTCCGAGGATTCCGCCCTgggccagcctccctgcccaCAGACTCCTTCAGTAATTACCCTGGGTCTCACTTTGCCCAGTCAGAAGATGGCCCAAGTCACCTGGGCCCTCTGCTACTGGAGGATGTTGTGAGGAAATGTGAGCTATCTGAAAAGAGAGTGATGAAATCACAGAGAACTAATCTCCGTGATCATGACTGCAGAGCTCTGTCCTCAGCAGCCTGTACCCCCTAAAAGCATCTGTGTCCCCTGGCACTTGCTCCCCTCTCTGGGGGCaactcctttctctccccctgccaccctcTTCCCACCATTGATCATCTCACTCCTAGAGGCTGGAAGGAAGGACATGGACAGTTCAGGGCCTGGGCTGGCTGCAGCTCGGACTTGGTCACCTCGAGGATGAAGCAGTGCCGGTCCCACCCCCACAAGGCCCATCCGAGGGCGCCGCCACTGCTTCTCTCACACCTCGTCCTTCCTGCCCGCCCAGACCTCagccagagaagagggaggacaTGGAGGGGGAGCCCAGTATTTGCTGGTGATTCACAGAATTCCTGCCACTTCCTCCTCACCACAACCCTGCAGGGTAGGCACCCTTAGTCCACATCTGACAGACGGGGAAGCTGAGGCTGAGGCACGCAGTGACTTACCCGAAGCCGCACTCTGCAGAGGGACGCACCAGGCTCTGAGCGCAGATCTGCCTGACTCCAGAGTTCCTACACAGAGTGAGGACACCAGCCTGGCTCAAGGAGTCACAGAGGACGGGGAGCTCAAGGGGCTTGGCAGGGGGCTCGGGTTCCAAGGTGCTTTGGAGGCAGCAGACCTGGGGCTCTCGAGGGCTCTAGGGCCCCTTCCTCGTCACAGAGGCCCCTGCTAGGTCCTTGTGGCTCACCGTACTGTGGCCTTTGCTTCTAGTCATAGCTGCCAACGAGCTGGCCTGCCGAGGCCTGGACCACCTGGAGGAGAAGATCCCAGCCCTCCAGTACCCTCCTGAAAAGGTGAGGCCCTTTCGTCTTCTCTAACGTGCCCCgtcctctgctgtcctgcctcTCAGGAGGAGAGGGCACAGGCTGATGGTGCCATGAGTGTCAGCCTTTCATTTCTACGATGAGTGCCCTCCGGGCTTGGGGGTGGCTGCCTGCCCCTTAGGCCACACAGTGGGCTCATTCCTTTCCTCGTGGTGCCAAATGAAGGCAGGTTTTCTGGAAAGCAAGCACAGCCTAGGAGGTAAACTGAAACAGGGGCTTAGGGTGGGTCCCACTGCTTCTGGTCCCCCCATTCCGCCTTCCCTGCCCCAGGATACCCAGTGAGCCTGTACTGGGCCACGTGGTAACTCTAGTCACCTAAGATCATGGGCCACACTCATCAGATCCCAAATTTGCAGTCCCAGGTCCTCAAGATCCAGTCCTCTATGGACCATGGGACTGAAACAGTCACTTTACCTAGCTGCGTACGCACTGGGCATTTACTAGACAAGGGCCATGTCACGTGCTGTGGGGAAGGAGCTTCATCTCGCTGACCAACTGTCTACTCATcccacaaacatttactgagccctGCCCTATGCCGGGGGCCACAGTACGATTTATGGAGGCCTCCCATCTAATCCTCTTGTCAGCCCTCTGGGACAGTGTGGGtatcccccttttacagatgggaaaactagTGACTTCTCCCTGGGCGCACAGCCTTCCATGGAGGCCACGTGAAAGCAGGCCTGTTGGGCTCTGAGGCCTGTGCTCTCCACATTTTTCCAGATGAGGAGCCTCTTTGTCGCCAAAGAGCTCCCAGACtaataggaaagaaagataaattatttcaataagGAACTGGTAGGAAGATGACCCACAGGTCTGAATCAACCTAAATGCAGATGGGAATGGGAGCACATTCTGAGGGAAGGACAGACAAGACATTCGAGGCATTTGCGAGTGGCGATGCCTTGTGTGCCTGCGAATATCGAGCCAGGTGTCATCGAGGAGGTGGCCTTTGGGGGGTAAGGTTGGTTAGGATGTTGCCAGGCAGAAGTGGGGTGCAAAGACGCCAAGAGATCATGCACAGGGAGGACCAGAGCCCTTTCCCTTTAAAGCCCGGGTTAATTAAGGAGCCCAGATATTGGTGCCCCTCCCCTgggcctttattttgttttaagtaagctctatgcccagtgtagggctggaactcatgaccctgagctccagagtcacacgctctactaGCTGAGCCGGCCAGCTGCCTCTCCCCCGAGCCTTTAAATAAGGCCTTCCTGGAGGCCAGGCTCAGGCCTACCAGACCGACAGGCCTGACTCCCTGCCCCATCTCCCCCAGATTGCCTCTGAGCTGAAGGACACCATCTCTACCCGCCTTCGCAGTGCCAGGAACAGCATCAGCGTGCCTATCGCCAGCACTTCAGACAAGGTCCTGGGGGCCGCTCTGGCCAGCTGTGAGCTTGCCTGGGGGGTAGCCAAAGACACTGCCGAGTATGCCGCCAACACCCGAGCTGGCCGGCTGGCCTCTGGAGGGGCCGACTTAGCCCTGGGTGGTGTTGAGAAGATGGTAGAGTTTCTCCTCCCTTCAGCCAAGGAAGAGTCAGGTATCTACCACTAGGCGGGCTGGCAGACCCTCCCTGGGAAGTGGGTTGGGGACCCATGCTGCCTGGGAATCAGCAAGAGGCAGCCGGGGCTCAGCCAGCCACGGCCCTGAAGCAGGGAAGGCCCAACAAGATTTCCAGAGTGAACTATCCTAATTTAGCCTCCTCTCCCCATTTGTAAGTGGGAAAAGGGAGTGACCCGAGTCACCAGCAGACTTGTGGAGCTCCATAACCACTTTCCAACCCTAGACACAGCCCCAGCTTCTCTTGTCTCTGATTggctttcctctctttcccaccaAATCCCACCCAGCGCCTGCTCCAGGACACCAGCAGACCCAGAAGCCCCCCAAAGCCAAGCCAAGCCTCATGCACAGGGTTGGGGCCCTGGCCAACACCCTCTCTCGGCACACCTTCCAGACCACAACCCGGGTGCTGAAGCAGGGCCACTCCCTGGCCATGTGGATCCCAGGTGTGGCACCCCTGGTGAGTGTCTGCCCTGAGCTCTGGCTGACCCCCAGTCTGGGTCCCTTCCATCCCTACCCAACTCCACCTCTGGTCCTAGGAACATTCTCTCCTCTAACTTGGGCTGGGAATTTTGGTCTAAGGACAAGGGCTTAAGGGGGTGGAGAGCCAGTTGTCTGGGCTtccaggagagggaaaggatAGGATGTGAGCCAAGGACAAGCCTGCCTTGCTGGGGTGGTCCTCCCTGCTGTCTGTCcacttctgtctctctccctctccttctgagtCCCACCCCCAGCATTCATCCTCTCAAAGGGGTTTCTTTCTGTGTCCCCCCACCTATGGGGGAGCAGAGACCCTTAGCTGCTATCTAGGGACCAGGGAGTGTCACCTGTAAGTAAGCAAGGCCCCAAACCCCTTCTGTTGGGGAGAGAACGCTGGCTGGGCTGCATCCCTGACCCTGACTGCTCCCAGgttttcacatttcctttccgGAGGCTTCTAATTTGCATCCTACTTGCACCTAAGGTAAAACTGCCTTTTCTAGGCCCATGCAGGGGTAACTCCCCACCATACTACAACCCCCCACTATGTATTTTAGCAGATATAGAACAGATTTTCTCATAACCTTTATAAGAAGCAAAGGTCAAATAAGGGAATAAAGGAAGTAAAAGTTAAGAATTAAAGCCTAAGGGTCAGCAAACAAAACGAAACCACTCTCAGCCATCATTTGGATAACACTTTTAAAAGCATCATCAGGCCTGACTCATTCAAACAAATGTCAGCAGGTTCTGTGGCTCCAGTGGGGATATGAGAGTAGTGGTTCCCTTCTGTCCCCTGCCCTGGGGGATCATTCACCCGTGGGGGCTGCAACTGACGCGTGTCCCAGCCTAGTACCATACAACCTCAGGCACCCTGTTCACACCATAGTGGTGTCTCCTGGAGCCATATGATGAGGAAGCCCTGTTGGGGGCACTCCCTCCGGCTAGGAGTGAGCCAGGCTGTGCCTCCAGGGGGCGCTAGCCCACCTGCCCGGGTCTGTTTCTGCCTGTGGGACACTGTGGCCCTCTTGACATTTTCCATCTTCAGAGACCTCCAAGGAGTGTCTAAACACCCCTCCCAGCTAAGACCCAGCAGTTCAACCCAACAGAAGTGAGAGCTTACGTGTCCCCAGAGACACATCCAGTTGTTCCTATCGGGCTTTATCCTTAGCCCAGAACTGGAAGCAACACAGACGTCCGCCACCAGCAGAGTGGGTGGGTTGTGGTAGAGCTGCATGGGATATGACACAGAGTTACAAGCAGGGAGCTCTCTTGACGTGCAATAGCACGGATGAGTCCGCAGCACGATGTGGAACAGAAGACACTATTCACGGAAGAAGCCACCTTGCCTGAGTCCATTTACATGAAGTTCAGCAATGGGCAGAACCCACCCTCTGTTGGCAGAGGTCCCCATGCGGTCCCCcggagggagtgtgtgtgtggtgggtacCAACAGGGTGTTGAAAATGGCCTCTCTTTTGATCCGTGGTAGTTTGCACACGGGCGTGCTTAGGAAACCTCACAGAGCTGCACGCCTCCGACGTGTGTGTCCCAGGTGTGTCAGTGAGAACTCAGTGTCAAGTTTGGGGGACAGTGTGCCGGGGCCTGGCCCTGGCAGTAGAGGCGCGCCCCCCCCAGGAGCTGCAGGTGTGCGGGGCCCGCAGCTCACGCCCCcccccctctgcccaccccgcAGAGCAGTCTGGCCCAGTGGGGCGCGTCAGCCGCCATGCAGGTGGTGTCGCGGCGGAGGAGTGAGGTGCGCGTGCCCTGGCTGCACAGCCTTGCCGCCGCCCAGGATGAGGACCACGATGACCGGACGGACACGGAGGGAGAGGagacggaggaggaggaggaatcagACACGGAGGAGAACCAGTTCAACGAGGTAAGGGGGCGAGCAGAGGCTGAGTGGGGGCGCTGACACCACAAGGTCCCGCAGCCCCCTCCAGGGGCGTGAAGCAGAGGCACGGGGTGAAACAGGGGTCTGCGCCCCCAGACCCAGAGACATAGCACGCATGCACCGTTCATCGTACCCCCAGACAGCCAGCTAAGCACTTCCATGCCCTTCTCTCAGCTGACCCTCACCCCCAGAAAGCAGGTAGGGCAGAGACTATCATCCCCATGGTGCCCAAGAAGAAGcaagcccagagagggcaagtgacctgcccaaggccacacagctgggaagaAACCGGCAAACAGTTTCGCCCATTTGGTGTCCACGTTCTTTCCCTCCAGCTCTGGGGGCCGCGGGGAGGAGACGGGCCCCGGGGACGCGCCGTAGCAGGTGCTGACCTAGCTCCGGCCCCCAGGTGGCAGCCCTATCCAGCGCGCAAGGCCTCCTGGGCGGCGTGGCCCACACGCTGCAGAAGGCGGTCCAGAGCACCATCTCTGCCGTGACGTGGGCTCCTGCGGCGGTGCTGGGCTCAGCAGCGAGGATGCTGCGCCTCGGCCCGGCCAGCGCTGTCTCCTCCACCAAGGGGAGGGCCATGTCCCTGTCAGATGCCCTGAAGGGCGTCACTGACAACGTGGTCGACACGGTGGTCCACTATGTGCCGGTGAGTCCCACTACAGCGGCCTGGGAATGTCGGGGCTTTGACCCAAGGGGCTGCGGTGGTCCTCCTTTCCCTAATCTTGGTGTGGTTCTCCTGATCCTCAGCGCCCCAGAAACATTTTGACAAATTGTGGCCTTAGTAGAAGGCGCTTGCCAGCCCCAAGAGTATAGAGACAGTGGCCCTAGCTTGAGACCTttccccacagcccctgcttcTGACCATCAGTCTGAGGGTCCCCAGTTGGCCCAACCCTCACCTGGGGGGGCGGGGTTTGGATGCTGCTCCCTGGAAAGGGGCTAGAGGGAGGCTTCCAGGACACCCTGGGAGGCGGGCTCTATTCCAGGGCACAGCTGCTGCCCCATCCCAATCCTATCACCTATTAACGACAGGAAAACCCCAAGAGACACCAGTACTGCCTCTCTAGCAGTCCCTTGGCCTCTTCCCAGAGTGAATTACAGGTTGCGGCAGGCTCCGGAAGGCCCACTCAGGACCCCACCCCTTGGGGGTGGGGCGGCTTACTCGGTTACTCATTTCCAAGAGGCCGGGGCGGGGGTCTTGGCTGCCAGCTTGTTCTCCTTGGGCTCCAGACAGGGCCAGGCATGGGTCCCCTGACCGTGGCTGGAACAGCGTGTGGGCTGTGCTTAGCGCACAGCTCGGGCAGGAAATCCCCTGCTTTTCCATGGAGGGAGGCCTGAGGGCGACCCGAGGGGTCCAGGCACTTTGGGAGGGGGCTGCCTGCCTTGCCTTGGGGGTGTGGACCGAGGAGACCATTGGAGAGGGCAAGATGTCTCCCCTGCTTCTTCGCCTCACACCCCAGGCTGTGCCTTCCGAAGGCCGCTCCTGGGAGGGGTGCATGTGAGGGCCCCGGAGGAGcggtgggtgggagaggcagggacgagggccaggctgggggccctAACGCGGCTGCTGGGCCCTCAGCTCCCCAGGCTGTCCCTGATGGAGCCCGAGAGCGAATTCCGGGACATCGAAGAGGTGGTGCGCCAGGAGGCGGAGCGCAGGGCGTCTGGGGTGCCGCTCGCGGGCCCGGATCCCGCGCGGCGTCCCTCGCAGCCCCGCGGCAGCCTGCGGCCCGCGCGCAGCCCCGGGGCGCCCCCCAGCCCGGCGCCGGAGGACAGGGTGGACGCGCCCCCCGCGCTGCGCCCGGCCTTCCCGGCGGTGGCCCGCGAGAAGCCGAGGCGCCGGGTCAGCGACAGCTTCTTCCGGCCCAGCGTCATGGAGCCCATCCTGGGCCGTGCGCAGTACAGCCAACTGCGCAAGAAGAGCTGAGCCCCGCGCTCtgcgccgccgcccgcccgccgccccgaGGGCGAGGCCTGGACCCACTGTCCGCACAGAAACAGAGCCCGCCCCTCCGAGGGAGCGGTGACCTCTTCCAAGCTGTCCCCTGGGAACCCGAGCCGCGTTCCCGCGGCGCCCCTGAGGCATGCATTATCTTTTTAGCACCGTTTTCGGGCTTAGCGGTCAGAACCTCTTTTTAAGAAGCGTCAGAGCAGCAGCTTGCTTTGAGTCTCTGccttgttgttttgttcttttaaccaAAGAATTAATTGCCTGACTTGATCTCTCAGTTCTTTAACCAAACACGTGGCCAAATGACATCTGAATGTTTCCCAAAATTAGAGCCTCTGCCTGCAGAGATTAAGCAGGAGTCTCTGACATATGTTTAGAGCCCGAGCTGAGCGATTCCTCTGAGTATCCAGGCTCAGCAGACCACTTTGAAGGGCGCGACAATGAGGTGCAAAAgctgttttatgtttatataaataggaGCCCCCCTTTCCGAATACCGGGTATTTTTCTCTGGTTAAGTCCGGGCCTGGGCTCTGTAGCGCCACCTCCTGGCTCACATCCACACTGCCGTTTGCATCCTTCCTgccttccatctgtccatctgtacGTTCACTCTTCCGCCGCCTTTCGAATGCTGGCGCCCCCAGGGTCGGGGGACGACGATGGTGGCCCTTCACCTTATAAAGTCACAGCTACATAGACACCTGTATGGACTCTGTAGTAGCCACACTTC includes the following:
- the PLIN1 gene encoding perilipin-1, whose product is MTAVNKGPALLDGDLPEQESALQRVLQLPVVSGTCECFQKTYASTKEAHPLVASVCNAYEKGVQGASSLAAWSMEPVVRRLSTQFIAANELACRGLDHLEEKIPALQYPPEKIASELKDTISTRLRSARNSISVPIASTSDKVLGAALASCELAWGVAKDTAEYAANTRAGRLASGGADLALGGVEKMVEFLLPSAKEESAPAPGHQQTQKPPKAKPSLMHRVGALANTLSRHTFQTTTRVLKQGHSLAMWIPGVAPLSSLAQWGASAAMQVVSRRRSEVRVPWLHSLAAAQDEDHDDRTDTEGEETEEEEESDTEENQFNEVAALSSAQGLLGGVAHTLQKAVQSTISAVTWAPAAVLGSAARMLRLGPASAVSSTKGRAMSLSDALKGVTDNVVDTVVHYVPLPRLSLMEPESEFRDIEEVVRQEAERRASGVPLAGPDPARRPSQPRGSLRPARSPGAPPSPAPEDRVDAPPALRPAFPAVAREKPRRRVSDSFFRPSVMEPILGRAQYSQLRKKS